From the Nodularia sphaerocarpa UHCC 0038 genome, the window GATGAACTGATTGGGGTGTTAAACCTACATGACCCATAACCGGGATTCCCGCTTGTACCAACCGAGCAATAGTTTCTACCATCGCTGGATAACCACCTTCTAACTTAACAGCTTGAGCGCCTGTTTCCTTCAGTACCAATCCAGCCGAGTGCATCGCTTGAGAAATGCTTTCTTGGTAAGTTAAAAATGGTAAATCAACTACAACCAAAGCCTGTTTTACACCACGGCGCACAGCTTTAGCATGATGCAGCATTTCTTCTAGAGTAATTGGGAGCGTGGTTTTATATCCTAAAACAGCAGCCATTGAGTCACCTACTAGGATTAAGTCTACCCCAGCCGAGTCCAGAAGTTGGGCGATCGCACAATCCCAAGCAGTCAAAGCAACAATTGCGCGTCCCTGTTGTTTCCATTGAATTAATTGCCCAGTAGTAATCATGGCCATCTTTTTAAATAGAGGTAGGTAGGGGTGGGTTTAAACAGTGAGTCTGTGGTTCGTCGAAATTCTGAATAAACCCGCCCTTATAGGAGTAGAGATCAGGATGAGGATATTCTAATTGATTCCCCCCTGCCCCCTGCCCCCTGCACCCCTGCCTCATTCAACCGCCCGACTAAAAGCCAGATGAGGTTTTGCATTACCCGTCGTGGGCGTTAACCAAGCCAGACCTTCACGAGTACCAATCCATAATTTATTACCGATGTCCGGCGCAAGGGTAAGAACTCGACTAGAAGGAAGTCCCGCAACTTCGTCTAAGACAGCTCCTGTATATGGATTTAATCGTAACAAACCATCGTGAGTTCCCACCCACACACTACCATCTTGGGCAAAGCGCACTGCTGTGACATTTCGCCCCCGCAGCCGAGTTACAGACCGCAAAACTGCACCAGTCTTAGGATTAATCACGAGTAAATTATTCGGCATTCCCGCCCAAATTAAACCTTCTGGACTAATAGCTAAGGTTTGCACCGTTGAACCAGGTAACTGGTCAATCCGCTTCATAATTAAAGCACTGGCAGTATTTACCCGCACCAGTCCATCCAAAGTTCCAACCCACAGTTGTCCTTCAGCATCTAAAGTCATGGCGTTGGCGCTGACACCAGGCAAATTTTTTAATGTTGTCATAATTAAGCCCTCGTCAGGGCTAATTAATGCCAAACCATTATCGGTTCCCGCCCACAAATAGCCCCGCTTGTCAACCAATAATGACAAAACCCGCTTGGAAGGCAAAAATAAATTCTGGGCGGTAATTTCACTCGTGCGGGGGTCTACTCGCTTCAGTCCTTCATAAGTCCCTACCCATAAGCGACCCACTTTATCTTCTGCTAATGCACCAATTGCTACATTTGGTAAACTCACACGAGCTAAAATTGCGCCTGTGTTCGGGTTAATCCGCGATAATCCCCGCCATGAACCTACCCAAAGATTACCTGTAAAATCTCCTAGCAGGTTATTTACACGATAATCTATTTCGAGCGATCGCTCTTGGATTGTTCGTTCATCAGGTAAAGGGTCTCTTCTAGGTGGTGGTGGAGTAGCCGGATAAGCAGGAGTTAACTCAGATGAATCAATGTCAGGAGTTTTTTGTGGCGGTGCATTAGTACCAATTTCCTCAGCCCATGCCGCATTTGTCATCGTTACAAGACCAACGCTTGGCAAAGCTACCAACCCCAGAAATATAGAAGTAAGCAATAATTTATGACGTTTGCGAAGTAATCCCACCATGACATTTCCTTTCAAGACAGTACCCACAGCCATTACCTAAACTAACTAACAGTTAATTTCAGTGTTCCCCCAGTCAGCGTGTTTTCAACTTCAGTAACAAATTGTTTTAAATTAGTCATTTGTCATTAGTCATTTGTCATTTGTCATTAGTTTCTCACACACTATTAACAACTCCCCAATCCCTACTCCCTACTCCCCCGGTTACTGAGCGCAGTCGAAGTAACTCCCCACTCCCCCGGTTACTGAGCGCAGTCGAAGTAACTCCCCACTCCCCCGGTTACTGAGCGCAGTCGAAGTAACTCCCCACTCACCCACAGTCAGACTTTACTTTTCTACATAAAACTTCACAAAAGTTTTAAAACTTTATGTAATAACAAAATTAAATATATAAGTTAAGAACTTTCAAAGAATAACTTATCAAATTCTTGATATATTGTGAGACAAGCTACAAATTACGTGGTGTGCAATTTCTTTTTCTTTCGCTTATCACTCTGCTGTGTTTCTGTCAAGTAAATTCTCTCTTGGTCTGTTTACTACTATTAGGAGATATATCAGGAGTGTGTCCAGGGGAATGGGTGTCAGCAAGCCCAAGCTTCTAGAAACCCCGATGTGTAGGGGAATAATTTCCTACTTTCCGCAAAGCACGGAGTTTTTGCTGGAAATACAAAAATTTAGCGGGGCAAGAGAAAGAGATAAAAGAGAATTTTTATTCACGGGATGAGGAAAAAGCACCAA encodes:
- the panB gene encoding 3-methyl-2-oxobutanoate hydroxymethyltransferase; the encoded protein is MITTGQLIQWKQQGRAIVALTAWDCAIAQLLDSAGVDLILVGDSMAAVLGYKTTLPITLEEMLHHAKAVRRGVKQALVVVDLPFLTYQESISQAMHSAGLVLKETGAQAVKLEGGYPAMVETIARLVQAGIPVMGHVGLTPQSVHQLGLRQQGKTQEARERIFHEAIALEQAGVFSIVLEHIPADLAMQITQKLNIPTIGIGAGVHCDGQVLVTSDVLGLSEKQPPFAKVYTNLRETITKAVQDYAFEVRDRQFP
- a CDS encoding ligand-binding sensor domain-containing protein, encoding MAVGTVLKGNVMVGLLRKRHKLLLTSIFLGLVALPSVGLVTMTNAAWAEEIGTNAPPQKTPDIDSSELTPAYPATPPPPRRDPLPDERTIQERSLEIDYRVNNLLGDFTGNLWVGSWRGLSRINPNTGAILARVSLPNVAIGALAEDKVGRLWVGTYEGLKRVDPRTSEITAQNLFLPSKRVLSLLVDKRGYLWAGTDNGLALISPDEGLIMTTLKNLPGVSANAMTLDAEGQLWVGTLDGLVRVNTASALIMKRIDQLPGSTVQTLAISPEGLIWAGMPNNLLVINPKTGAVLRSVTRLRGRNVTAVRFAQDGSVWVGTHDGLLRLNPYTGAVLDEVAGLPSSRVLTLAPDIGNKLWIGTREGLAWLTPTTGNAKPHLAFSRAVE